In Longimicrobium sp., one genomic interval encodes:
- a CDS encoding zf-HC2 domain-containing protein → MSETLDRHAWADRLSEYLDDELPPPERAALDEHLRECAGCRAVLEDLRRVSVRAKALRDRDPDQNLWPEIARRIGRPEAAWAVAGGGDEGDELAARRRRKVWAPWLGAGAAAAAVLVLGIGIGRFTAPGDPELPTARVEAPAPGTPLTSDPYRLAAVQHLSRTEALLTTFRAEAGRGTTDPAVAGWADDLLTQTRLLLDSPAADDPRLRALLEDLELVLAQIARLPRQNPDTEVDLAERAIERSRVLPRMRTLVPAGPAALQGES, encoded by the coding sequence ATGAGCGAAACACTGGACCGCCACGCCTGGGCCGACCGGCTCTCGGAGTACCTGGACGACGAGCTGCCGCCGCCCGAGCGCGCGGCGCTGGACGAGCACCTGCGCGAGTGCGCCGGCTGCCGGGCCGTGCTGGAAGACCTGCGGCGGGTGAGCGTCCGCGCGAAGGCCCTGCGCGACCGCGACCCGGACCAGAACCTCTGGCCCGAGATCGCCCGGCGCATCGGCCGGCCCGAGGCGGCGTGGGCCGTGGCGGGCGGGGGCGACGAGGGCGACGAGCTGGCCGCGCGGCGCCGCCGCAAGGTATGGGCGCCCTGGCTCGGCGCCGGGGCGGCGGCCGCCGCCGTGCTGGTGCTGGGGATCGGCATCGGCCGCTTCACGGCGCCCGGCGACCCCGAGCTGCCCACCGCGCGCGTCGAGGCCCCCGCGCCGGGGACGCCGCTCACCTCCGACCCCTACCGCCTGGCCGCGGTGCAGCACCTGTCGCGCACCGAGGCGCTGCTCACCACGTTCCGCGCCGAGGCCGGGCGCGGCACCACCGACCCGGCGGTGGCCGGGTGGGCCGACGACCTCCTCACCCAGACCCGCCTGCTGCTCGACTCACCGGCGGCCGACGACCCCAGGCTGCGCGCGCTGCTGGAAGACCTGGAGCTGGTGCTCGCCCAGATCGCCCGGCTGCCGCGCCAGAACCCCGACACCGAGGTGGACCTCGCCGAGCGCGCCATTGAGCGGAGCCGCGTGCTCCCGCGCATGCGCACGCTGGTGCCGGCGGGCCCCGCTGCCCTTCAGGGAGAATCGTGA
- a CDS encoding HEAT repeat domain-containing protein: MHIRTVARVLLAAALAAAPLAAQGRQEIVLAGWAAGSAVREWPQDPAHELYTEGREALNDDDYARAARLFQRVRQDHPRSRYVPDALYWEAFARYRIGGNDQLRMALGGLDALRRDHPRATARRDADELATRIRGELARRGDSRAAERVTQGAERAVQECGRGGDDDTRTAALNALLQMDADQALPILRRVLARRDACSEELRKHAVFLVAQKRNADTENLLLSIARDDPSSEVREQAVFWLSQVGTERAVDILGEILRSSRDAGLQEKAVFALSQHRSPRAAQLLRQTAEQAGPRSVREQAIFWLGQRRSQENAEYLRGLFRRLDDRELKDKVIFSLSQMRGVGNDRWLLEVARDESQPEEVRKQAIFWASQAGVPLSDVSDLYDRVRDPEVKEQIIFALSQRGREAAAIDKLIQIAKSDRDPKMREKAVFWLGQSRDPRATRAIQEIIDQ; the protein is encoded by the coding sequence ATGCACATCCGAACCGTCGCGCGGGTCCTGCTGGCCGCCGCGCTCGCGGCCGCGCCGCTGGCCGCGCAGGGAAGGCAGGAGATCGTCCTGGCCGGGTGGGCCGCCGGGTCCGCGGTGCGCGAGTGGCCGCAGGACCCCGCCCACGAGCTGTACACGGAAGGGCGCGAGGCGCTCAACGACGACGACTACGCGCGCGCCGCCCGGCTCTTCCAGCGGGTGCGCCAGGATCATCCGCGCTCGAGGTACGTCCCCGACGCGCTGTACTGGGAGGCGTTCGCCCGCTACCGGATCGGCGGCAACGACCAGCTGCGCATGGCGCTGGGAGGGCTGGACGCGCTGCGCCGCGACCACCCCCGCGCCACCGCCCGGCGCGACGCCGACGAGCTGGCCACGCGCATCCGCGGCGAGCTGGCGCGCCGCGGCGACTCGCGCGCGGCCGAGCGGGTGACCCAGGGCGCCGAGCGCGCCGTGCAGGAGTGCGGCCGCGGGGGCGACGACGACACGAGGACCGCGGCGCTGAACGCGCTGCTGCAGATGGACGCCGACCAGGCGCTGCCGATCCTGCGCCGGGTGCTGGCGCGCCGCGACGCCTGCTCGGAGGAGCTGCGCAAGCACGCCGTGTTCCTGGTGGCGCAGAAGCGCAACGCCGACACCGAGAACCTGCTGCTGTCCATCGCCCGCGACGACCCGAGCTCCGAGGTGCGCGAGCAGGCGGTGTTCTGGCTCTCCCAGGTGGGCACCGAGCGCGCGGTGGACATCCTCGGCGAGATCCTGCGCTCCTCGCGCGACGCCGGGCTCCAGGAGAAAGCGGTGTTCGCCCTGTCGCAGCATCGGAGCCCCCGCGCGGCGCAGCTTCTCCGCCAGACCGCCGAGCAGGCGGGTCCGCGGTCCGTGCGCGAACAGGCGATCTTCTGGCTCGGGCAGCGGCGCTCGCAGGAGAACGCCGAGTACCTGCGCGGGCTCTTCCGCCGGCTGGACGACCGCGAGCTCAAGGACAAGGTGATCTTCTCGCTCTCGCAGATGCGCGGCGTCGGCAACGACCGCTGGCTGCTGGAGGTGGCGCGCGACGAGAGCCAGCCCGAGGAGGTGCGCAAGCAGGCGATCTTCTGGGCCTCGCAGGCGGGGGTGCCGCTCTCCGACGTGTCCGACCTGTACGACCGCGTGCGCGACCCCGAGGTGAAGGAGCAGATCATCTTCGCGCTCTCGCAGCGCGGGCGCGAGGCGGCGGCCATCGACAAGCTGATCCAGATCGCGAAGAGCGACCGCGACCCCAAGATGCGGGAGAAGGCCGTGTTCTGGCTGGGCCAGTCGCGCGACCCCCGCGCCACCCGCGCCATCCAGGAGATCATCGACCAATGA
- a CDS encoding HEAT repeat domain-containing protein, giving the protein MRTRRIGMAALAGGLLALPSAGCAEAQGASQEAIAARVRRAPDGEVRMHFTSRPGVCGSVDGHNVSIQDRRRGGTIMHRGNWSDYREDRDCIEGPTHVRMLVRGGRVADVSTRVAHDWPREGAGRVTDLGRVGAREAADYLLDLAESSDDRDAGKEAIFPATLADSVVTWPRLLRIARSGQAGQEARKSAVFWLSQQAGDQVTRGISDLVDDDDQDREVREAAVFALSQRPRDESVPALIHIARTHRDPHIRKTALFWLGQSRDPRAIELFEEILSQ; this is encoded by the coding sequence ATGAGAACCAGGCGAATCGGCATGGCCGCCCTGGCGGGAGGGCTCCTGGCCCTCCCCTCCGCCGGGTGCGCCGAGGCCCAGGGAGCCAGCCAGGAGGCGATCGCGGCGCGGGTGCGGCGCGCGCCCGACGGCGAGGTGCGGATGCACTTCACCTCGCGCCCCGGGGTGTGCGGGAGCGTGGACGGCCACAACGTCTCCATCCAGGACCGCCGGCGCGGCGGCACCATCATGCACCGGGGCAACTGGTCGGACTACCGCGAAGACCGGGACTGCATCGAGGGCCCCACCCACGTGCGGATGCTGGTGCGCGGCGGCCGCGTGGCCGACGTGAGCACCCGGGTGGCGCACGACTGGCCCCGCGAGGGCGCCGGCCGGGTGACCGACCTGGGGCGGGTGGGCGCGCGCGAGGCGGCCGACTACCTGCTGGACCTGGCCGAGAGCTCGGACGACCGCGACGCGGGCAAGGAAGCGATCTTCCCGGCCACGCTGGCCGACAGCGTGGTGACCTGGCCGCGGCTGCTGCGCATCGCCCGGAGCGGCCAGGCGGGGCAGGAGGCGCGCAAGTCGGCGGTGTTCTGGCTCAGCCAGCAGGCGGGCGACCAGGTGACGCGGGGGATCTCGGACCTGGTGGACGACGACGACCAGGACCGCGAGGTGCGCGAGGCCGCCGTCTTCGCGCTCTCGCAGCGCCCGCGCGACGAGTCGGTGCCGGCACTCATCCACATCGCCCGCACGCACCGCGACCCGCACATCCGGAAGACGGCGCTCTTCTGGCTGGGGCAGAGCCGCGATCCACGGGCGATCGAGCTGTTCGAGGAGATCCTGTCGCAGTAG
- a CDS encoding ATP-binding protein: protein MTEPSDRIRALRAAVGVAPEDAELRRLLADALLDASDAAEAEAVLREGLKAAPEDAALRRALARAFHRQGKLSAALVVVEDLLRAGEGGAEVHLLHARVLLDSGELGRARQAYREATAAGATDVELAARLGSAQPPRERRVPAEAEEALERQERERWRDSGEEDDDEDDEDDAAGARTEKPRITFADVGGMDALKEEIRRKIIHPLRHPELYRAYGKQAGGGILMYGPPGCGKTYLARATAGEAEAAFLAVGIHEVLDMWLGQSEQNLNALFERARAVAPCVLFFDEVDALAARRSDLRTSAGRTLINQFLAELDGVAASNEGVLVLAATNAPWHLDPAFRRPGRFDRVLFVPPPDEAARAAILRVLLRGRPVEAVDYAKLAKRTDGFSGADLSAAVELAVERKLDDAIRAGRPVPVTGADLLEAAKTVRPTAREWFATARNYVLYANEGGQYDDVKPYLR, encoded by the coding sequence ATGACCGAACCCAGCGACCGCATCCGCGCGCTCCGCGCGGCCGTGGGCGTGGCGCCCGAAGACGCCGAGCTGCGCCGCCTGCTGGCCGACGCGCTCCTGGACGCCAGCGACGCCGCCGAGGCCGAGGCCGTGCTGCGCGAGGGGCTGAAGGCGGCCCCCGAGGACGCGGCGCTGCGCCGGGCCCTGGCGCGCGCCTTCCACCGGCAGGGCAAGCTCTCCGCCGCGCTCGTCGTGGTCGAGGACCTGCTGCGCGCGGGCGAGGGCGGCGCCGAGGTGCACCTGCTGCACGCGCGCGTCCTGCTCGACTCGGGCGAGCTGGGGCGCGCGCGCCAGGCGTACCGCGAGGCCACCGCCGCCGGCGCCACGGACGTGGAGCTGGCCGCCCGCCTGGGGAGCGCCCAGCCGCCGCGCGAGCGCCGCGTCCCCGCCGAGGCGGAGGAGGCGCTCGAGCGCCAGGAGCGGGAGCGCTGGCGGGACAGCGGGGAGGAGGACGACGACGAAGACGACGAGGACGACGCCGCGGGCGCGCGCACGGAGAAGCCGCGCATCACCTTCGCGGACGTGGGCGGGATGGACGCGCTCAAGGAGGAGATCCGCCGCAAGATCATCCATCCGCTCCGACACCCCGAGCTCTACCGCGCCTACGGGAAGCAGGCCGGCGGCGGGATCCTGATGTACGGCCCGCCGGGGTGCGGCAAGACGTACCTGGCGCGCGCCACCGCGGGCGAGGCCGAGGCGGCGTTCCTCGCCGTGGGCATCCACGAAGTGCTCGACATGTGGCTCGGGCAGAGCGAGCAGAACCTGAACGCGCTCTTCGAGCGGGCGCGGGCGGTGGCGCCGTGCGTCCTCTTCTTCGACGAGGTCGACGCGCTGGCGGCGCGCCGGAGCGACCTGCGCACCAGCGCGGGGCGCACCCTCATCAACCAGTTCCTGGCCGAGCTGGACGGGGTGGCCGCCTCCAACGAGGGGGTGCTGGTGCTGGCCGCCACCAACGCGCCCTGGCACCTGGACCCCGCCTTCCGCCGCCCGGGGCGCTTCGACCGCGTCCTCTTCGTCCCCCCGCCCGACGAGGCCGCGCGCGCTGCGATCCTGCGGGTGCTCCTGCGCGGCCGCCCCGTGGAGGCGGTCGATTACGCGAAGCTCGCGAAGCGCACCGACGGCTTCTCGGGGGCGGACCTCTCCGCGGCGGTGGAGCTGGCGGTGGAGCGGAAGCTGGACGACGCCATCCGCGCCGGCCGCCCCGTCCCCGTCACCGGCGCCGACCTGCTCGAGGCGGCCAAGACGGTGCGCCCCACCGCCCGCGAGTGGTTCGCCACGGCGCGCAACTACGTGCTCTACGCCAACGAGGGCGGCCAGTACGACGACGTGAAGCCGTACCTCCGCTAG
- a CDS encoding tetratricopeptide repeat protein, with protein MPPHPALARAKLLMERGRWAMAAGELRRALHDEPDDALLHAYLALCLVEDPARLDEAQEEALWSTAKDPLQPLAWYAASYVAARRGNGPMAEDAARVALSLSAESTPLLAHMASLMLAQGRVKAALETAGHGLAVDPDHVGCLLAAGTALSRKGRHDEAQAALARALEREPEDAGVHARVGWALLRRGDAAGAVRHFRESLRLDPTREEERGGLMEALKARNPVYRALLRAWLRLPWVPPSLKWLAVVAGMLAVIGILMLEMEGLPTWIALPLEVAVVAAVLLTWTAGPLFDLLLFGDPLGRHALTPTQRAGAVAMAATLLAAAAVAVAALATGEGLFGFTAALLALYTVPIAATLRARPGRARALTAAYTLLLVVPAAMFVTLQARGAGDPAVWFGIACGGMAFSDLVSDQFSGRI; from the coding sequence ATGCCGCCGCACCCGGCCCTCGCGCGGGCGAAGCTCCTGATGGAACGCGGCCGCTGGGCGATGGCGGCCGGCGAGCTGCGCCGCGCGCTCCACGACGAGCCCGACGACGCGCTGCTGCACGCGTACCTGGCGCTCTGCCTGGTGGAGGACCCGGCCCGGCTGGACGAGGCGCAGGAAGAGGCGCTCTGGTCCACGGCGAAGGACCCGCTGCAGCCGCTGGCGTGGTACGCCGCCAGCTACGTGGCGGCGCGCCGGGGGAACGGGCCGATGGCGGAGGACGCGGCCCGGGTCGCGCTGTCGCTCTCCGCTGAGTCGACCCCGCTGCTGGCGCACATGGCGTCGCTGATGCTGGCGCAGGGGCGGGTGAAGGCGGCGCTGGAGACGGCCGGGCACGGGCTGGCGGTGGACCCGGACCACGTGGGGTGCCTGCTGGCCGCCGGGACCGCGCTCTCGCGCAAGGGGCGGCACGACGAGGCGCAGGCCGCGCTCGCGCGGGCGCTGGAGCGCGAGCCCGAGGACGCCGGGGTGCACGCCCGGGTGGGGTGGGCGCTCCTGCGCCGGGGCGACGCGGCCGGGGCGGTGCGCCACTTCCGCGAGTCGCTGCGGCTGGACCCCACGCGCGAGGAGGAGCGGGGCGGGCTGATGGAGGCGCTCAAGGCACGCAACCCCGTCTACCGCGCCCTGCTGCGCGCGTGGCTGCGGCTGCCGTGGGTCCCGCCCAGCCTGAAGTGGCTGGCGGTGGTCGCCGGGATGCTGGCCGTGATCGGCATCCTGATGCTGGAGATGGAAGGCCTCCCCACGTGGATCGCGCTCCCGCTGGAGGTCGCGGTGGTGGCCGCCGTCCTCCTCACCTGGACGGCCGGCCCGCTCTTCGACCTCCTCCTCTTCGGCGACCCGCTGGGCCGGCACGCGCTCACGCCCACGCAGCGGGCGGGCGCCGTGGCGATGGCCGCGACGCTCCTGGCCGCGGCGGCCGTCGCGGTGGCCGCGCTGGCGACGGGCGAGGGGCTGTTCGGCTTCACCGCCGCGCTCCTGGCGCTCTACACCGTCCCGATCGCCGCCACGCTGCGGGCGCGGCCGGGCCGGGCGCGCGCGCTCACCGCCGCGTACACGCTCCTGCTGGTCGTCCCCGCCGCGATGTTCGTCACCCTGCAGGCGCGCGGCGCGGGCGACCCCGCGGTGTGGTTCGGGATCGCCTGCGGGGGCATGGCGTTCTCGGACCTGGTCTCGGACCAGTTCTCCGGGCGGATCTGA
- a CDS encoding tetratricopeptide repeat protein, protein MTQHRHRALVLMEQGRPELAEGELRQALQHDPHDPVLHAWLSLCLSDLKRPAEALAEAREAVTLAPDLGTSHYALALALDGSGRPDEAERAIGAALDLEPDDPDYLAVLAALHARRGRWDRALAAADAGLETDPEHAACANLRAQALVHLGRRNEAAATLGAALSRDPENAHTHANQGWALLHRGEPRRALEHFREALRLNPHSEWARAGLVEAMKARNPVYAALLRYFLWMQRLPVRTRWIVILGGLFGFRLLGRVLRSQPGLEPAALAVAVLYLGFVLVSWTADQLFNLVLFLDPVGRYALSREQRVGAALLGVPLAAALGLAAAGLATGDATLLAGAGLSAGLMLPLAGTLRAEGTGRLVLGAISACVAALLVVSAIAAWTSALGGMDTASGLVGVALLAIVASSWIGNFVSLRD, encoded by the coding sequence ATGACGCAACACAGGCACCGCGCGCTGGTGCTGATGGAGCAGGGGCGGCCCGAGCTGGCCGAGGGCGAACTGCGCCAGGCGCTGCAGCACGACCCGCACGACCCGGTGCTGCACGCGTGGCTCTCGCTCTGCCTGAGCGACCTGAAGCGCCCCGCCGAGGCGCTCGCCGAGGCGCGCGAGGCGGTGACGCTCGCGCCCGACCTGGGGACCAGCCACTACGCGCTGGCGCTGGCCCTGGACGGCTCGGGCCGGCCCGACGAGGCGGAGCGGGCGATCGGCGCGGCGCTGGACCTGGAGCCCGACGACCCCGACTACTTGGCGGTGCTGGCGGCGCTTCACGCGCGCCGCGGCCGCTGGGACCGGGCGCTGGCCGCGGCCGACGCGGGGCTGGAGACCGACCCCGAGCACGCCGCCTGCGCCAACCTGCGCGCGCAGGCGCTGGTGCACCTGGGGCGCCGGAACGAGGCCGCGGCCACGCTGGGCGCGGCGCTCTCGCGCGACCCCGAGAACGCGCACACGCACGCCAACCAGGGGTGGGCGCTCCTGCACCGGGGCGAGCCGCGGCGCGCGCTGGAGCACTTCCGCGAGGCGCTCCGGCTGAACCCGCACTCCGAGTGGGCGCGCGCCGGCCTGGTGGAGGCGATGAAGGCGCGCAACCCCGTGTACGCGGCGCTGCTGCGCTACTTCCTGTGGATGCAGCGGCTCCCCGTCCGCACGCGCTGGATCGTGATCCTGGGCGGCCTGTTCGGGTTCCGGCTGCTGGGCCGCGTCCTGCGCTCGCAGCCGGGGCTGGAGCCCGCGGCGCTGGCGGTGGCGGTGCTCTACCTGGGCTTCGTGCTGGTGAGCTGGACCGCCGACCAGCTCTTCAACCTGGTGCTCTTCCTGGACCCGGTGGGCCGGTACGCACTCTCGCGCGAGCAGCGCGTGGGCGCCGCGCTCCTGGGCGTGCCGCTGGCGGCGGCGCTCGGGCTGGCCGCGGCGGGGCTCGCCACGGGGGATGCGACGCTGCTGGCGGGCGCGGGGCTGTCGGCCGGGCTGATGCTGCCGCTGGCGGGGACGCTGCGCGCGGAAGGGACGGGGCGGCTCGTCCTGGGCGCGATCTCCGCCTGCGTGGCCGCGCTGCTGGTGGTGTCGGCCATCGCCGCGTGGACCTCGGCGCTGGGCGGGATGGACACCGCGTCGGGGCTGGTGGGGGTGGCGCTGCTGGCCATCGTCGCCTCGTCGTGGATCGGCAACTTCGTCTCCCTGCGCGACTGA
- a CDS encoding tetratricopeptide repeat protein: MHEAADPYARAQLLLDRRRPREAEAELRRALGERPGDAEGHALLALALQRQERPDEALREARRAVGLDPEWGYPRFVLATLLVERGSARAAEPEAREAVRLAPNDPACWWVLAAALLARDRARDALEAAEHGLEIDPDDRDCLEARARALLALGDHEGAGETVRSALELEPEAAALHSLEGLRLLEEGRAAEAVASFREALRLDASDERARDGLLEALRARNPLYRAVLRAVLWLIRRGSRVTAAVPVAAYVVFLALWMAFYAYPEAAPYLVPAMALLVAPFALFHLANVLVRVLLLFDPVGRDALRPADRRAAWWLLAGLVILLPAAIVAVLLAGDPGLGVVAMVVFLCMAVYHTAELEPGPARRALSAYCVLLAAALAWAYPLVLSARSSIVTVAFVVGALIGARTPELAQQVFRLRTRE, encoded by the coding sequence ATGCACGAAGCCGCCGACCCGTACGCCCGCGCGCAGCTGCTGCTGGACCGCCGGCGTCCCCGCGAGGCCGAGGCGGAGCTCCGCCGCGCCCTGGGCGAACGCCCGGGCGACGCGGAGGGGCACGCGCTGCTGGCGCTCGCGCTGCAGCGGCAGGAGCGCCCGGACGAGGCCCTCCGGGAAGCGCGCCGGGCGGTGGGGCTCGACCCTGAGTGGGGGTACCCGCGCTTCGTGCTGGCCACGCTGCTGGTGGAGCGGGGGAGCGCGCGGGCGGCGGAGCCCGAGGCGCGCGAGGCGGTGCGGCTGGCGCCGAACGACCCGGCGTGCTGGTGGGTGCTGGCGGCGGCGCTCCTGGCGCGCGACCGTGCTCGTGACGCGCTGGAGGCGGCGGAGCACGGGCTGGAGATCGACCCGGACGATCGCGACTGCCTGGAGGCGCGGGCGCGGGCGCTCCTGGCGCTGGGGGACCACGAGGGCGCAGGGGAGACGGTGCGGAGCGCGCTGGAGCTGGAGCCCGAGGCGGCGGCGCTGCACTCGCTGGAGGGCTTGCGGCTGCTGGAAGAGGGGCGCGCGGCCGAGGCGGTGGCGAGCTTCCGCGAGGCGCTGCGGCTGGATGCGTCCGACGAGCGTGCCCGGGACGGGCTGCTGGAGGCGCTCAGGGCGCGCAACCCGCTCTACCGCGCGGTGCTGCGGGCGGTGCTCTGGCTGATCCGGCGCGGGAGCCGGGTGACGGCGGCCGTGCCCGTGGCGGCGTACGTCGTCTTCCTGGCGCTCTGGATGGCCTTCTACGCCTACCCGGAGGCCGCGCCCTACCTGGTGCCGGCGATGGCGCTGCTCGTCGCCCCGTTCGCCCTTTTCCACCTGGCCAACGTGCTGGTCAGGGTGCTGCTCCTGTTCGACCCCGTGGGACGCGACGCGCTGCGCCCCGCCGACCGCCGCGCCGCGTGGTGGCTGCTGGCCGGCCTGGTGATCCTGCTCCCCGCGGCCATCGTAGCCGTGCTGCTGGCGGGCGACCCCGGCCTCGGCGTCGTGGCGATGGTGGTGTTCCTGTGCATGGCCGTGTACCACACGGCGGAGCTGGAGCCCGGCCCTGCGCGCCGGGCCCTCTCCGCGTACTGCGTGCTGCTGGCGGCGGCGCTCGCCTGGGCTTATCCCCTCGTGCTCTCCGCCAGGTCCAGCATCGTGACGGTCGCGTTCGTGGTGGGCGCGCTGATCGGGGCGAGGACTCCCGAGCTGGCCCAGCAGGTGTTCCGGCTGCGGACGCGGGAGTAG
- a CDS encoding tetratricopeptide repeat protein, whose amino-acid sequence MTPRLALAIDLINGGRPDLAERELRRHLAREPEDAGAHGLLGVALAAQRKGAEALAAAEEGARLEPGHPWVLQAFAEAHVRLGRGRRAEAAAREALALHPLVPYFHALLARALLVRSWLRPFSRALNEEALRAAEAGLALDPVNVECMLQRAQALVRLGRVEEARRASEAALRLSPEKAAPHAVHGVVELASGSRERGRARLREALRLDPADPFARVRLELSGDPPLRDFAVLVLQAQDWKVPLGAVFAVLLATTCVALARPAPGEFPWLPLVPLGYVLLPLLILGPTYARHRHLLTDLREPGALQPRERFWARARIVLWAVFGLGSAAMALFF is encoded by the coding sequence ATGACTCCGCGCCTCGCCCTCGCCATCGACCTGATCAACGGCGGCCGCCCGGACCTGGCCGAGCGCGAGCTGCGCAGGCACCTGGCGCGGGAGCCGGAGGACGCCGGGGCGCACGGGCTGCTCGGGGTGGCGCTGGCGGCGCAGCGGAAGGGCGCCGAGGCGCTCGCCGCGGCGGAGGAGGGAGCCCGGCTCGAGCCGGGGCACCCCTGGGTCCTGCAGGCGTTCGCCGAAGCGCACGTGCGCCTGGGCCGCGGCAGGCGCGCCGAGGCCGCGGCGCGCGAGGCGCTGGCGCTCCATCCCCTGGTGCCGTACTTCCACGCGCTGCTCGCCCGCGCGCTCCTGGTCCGCTCGTGGCTGAGGCCCTTCTCCCGCGCGCTGAACGAGGAGGCGCTCCGGGCCGCCGAGGCCGGGCTCGCCCTCGACCCCGTGAACGTGGAGTGCATGCTGCAGCGGGCGCAGGCGCTGGTCCGGCTCGGCCGGGTCGAGGAGGCGCGCCGCGCTTCCGAGGCGGCGCTGCGGCTCTCGCCGGAGAAGGCGGCGCCGCACGCGGTGCACGGGGTGGTGGAGCTGGCCTCGGGGAGCCGCGAGCGTGGCCGCGCCCGCCTGCGCGAGGCGCTGCGGCTGGACCCGGCCGATCCCTTCGCCCGGGTGCGCCTCGAGTTGAGCGGCGACCCGCCCCTGCGCGACTTCGCCGTGCTCGTGCTCCAGGCGCAGGACTGGAAGGTTCCCCTCGGGGCCGTCTTCGCGGTCCTGCTCGCGACCACCTGCGTGGCCCTGGCGCGGCCGGCGCCGGGCGAGTTCCCGTGGCTGCCGCTCGTGCCGCTCGGCTACGTTCTCCTGCCGCTGCTGATCCTCGGGCCGACGTACGCGCGCCACCGCCACCTGCTCACCGACCTCCGCGAACCGGGCGCTCTCCAGCCGCGGGAGCGGTTCTGGGCCCGGGCGAGAATCGTGCTCTGGGCCGTGTTCGGGCTGGGCTCCGCCGCGATGGCCCTGTTCTTCTGA